In a single window of the Actinomycetota bacterium genome:
- a CDS encoding histidine phosphatase family protein, protein MPAGTTNILVVRHGQSEWNRERRWQGHADSPLSELGVEQAVAAADALRDDCPPFDAVLASDLCRASHTAELLAAALGLGAVRLDARLREAGAGEWQGLTPEEIARLWPGWLEAGRRPPGAEPHAAAGERFLAALRDASAALPGAHVLVVSHSGVLRAARRLVGAPDVKFPNLAGAWFHVGRPVGAGEAEVRGGAVFLPLAPREDSVVE, encoded by the coding sequence GTGCCGGCGGGGACCACCAACATCCTCGTGGTTCGCCACGGGCAGAGCGAGTGGAACCGCGAACGCCGTTGGCAGGGCCACGCCGACTCACCACTCAGCGAGCTCGGCGTGGAGCAGGCGGTGGCGGCGGCCGACGCCCTCCGCGACGACTGCCCGCCGTTCGACGCCGTACTGGCGAGCGACCTGTGCCGGGCCAGCCACACGGCCGAGCTGCTCGCGGCGGCCCTCGGCCTCGGCGCGGTCCGCCTCGACGCGCGGCTGCGTGAGGCCGGCGCCGGCGAGTGGCAGGGCCTCACCCCCGAAGAGATCGCCCGGCTGTGGCCGGGGTGGCTCGAAGCAGGCCGCCGCCCACCTGGGGCCGAGCCCCACGCGGCCGCTGGCGAGCGCTTCCTCGCGGCCCTGCGCGACGCCTCGGCAGCGCTGCCCGGCGCCCACGTGCTGGTCGTCAGCCACAGCGGGGTCCTGCGCGCCGCGCGGCGACTCGTCGGCGCGCCCGATGTCAAGTTCCCGAACCTGGCCGGGGCATGGTTCCACGTCGGTCGACCGGTCGGGGCGGGCGAGGCCGAGGTGCGTGGCGGCGCGGTCTTCTTGCCACTGGCACCGCGTGAGGACAGCGTCGTCGAGTAG
- a CDS encoding MoaD/ThiS family protein, which translates to MAILRLFASAREAAGTARDEVPGSSVDEVLATAVTRYGEPFATVLATCRVWLNGEAVPGTAAVADQDELAVLPPVSGGC; encoded by the coding sequence ATGGCGATCCTGCGCCTGTTCGCATCGGCTCGCGAAGCCGCGGGCACGGCCCGCGACGAGGTGCCCGGCAGCAGCGTCGACGAGGTGCTCGCGACAGCCGTCACTCGCTACGGCGAGCCCTTCGCCACGGTGCTCGCCACCTGTCGGGTGTGGCTGAACGGCGAAGCGGTCCCCGGCACGGCCGCTGTGGCGGACCAAGATGAGCTGGCGGTGCTGCCACCGGTCTCTGGAGGATGCTGA
- a CDS encoding helix-turn-helix transcriptional regulator, producing the protein MPNEADSRLPDLGAFIRSQREAARQSIRDLAKLAGVSNPYLSQIERGLRRPSAEILQQLAKALQISAESLYVRAGILDHEHEHRWGVLDAISHDDRLTADQKRSLVTVYKGFLAANSAE; encoded by the coding sequence GTGCCGAACGAGGCCGACTCGCGCCTGCCCGACCTCGGCGCCTTCATCCGTTCCCAGCGTGAGGCCGCGCGCCAGAGCATCCGCGACCTCGCGAAGCTCGCCGGCGTCTCCAACCCCTACCTGTCGCAGATCGAACGCGGCCTGCGCCGGCCGTCGGCCGAGATCCTCCAGCAGCTCGCGAAGGCACTGCAGATCTCGGCCGAGAGCCTGTACGTGCGCGCCGGCATCCTCGACCATGAGCACGAGCATCGTTGGGGTGTACTCGACGCGATCTCCCACGACGACCGTCTGACGGCCGACCAGAAGCGCAGCCTGGTGACGGTGTACAAGGGGTTCCTCGCCGCCAACAGCGCCGAGTGA
- a CDS encoding glycosyltransferase: MQRVAVLSFHTSPLAQPGVGDSGGMNVYVRELVSALAHAGLDCTTYTRAWRAGLAPSVQVEPNHRVVHVPAGRYELDKEALGGVVDEFTDGVLDDLHRRGGADVVHANYWLSGVAGHRVKHELDLPLVTTFHTLARVKAEGGDTESARRERAEADVIGCADAICVSCPQEEQQFRRLYGDPPGVLEIVAPGVEHAFFAPGDRRGARNALGLGSGPVLVFVGRIQPLKGLDVAVKALHSLGRRDATLLVVGGASGAEGGAEVSRIEALVEALGLSAQVRFVAPQPHHILSTYYRAADVVWVPSRSESFGLVALEAAACGVPVIASAVGGLLSLVDHGRTGFLVRGRDPELFARHTAELLDAPELAAAMGAEAAERGRHYTWSLAAARLRRVYADVAARQPVTCS; this comes from the coding sequence GTGCAGCGCGTGGCAGTGCTCTCGTTCCACACGTCGCCGCTCGCCCAGCCAGGCGTCGGCGACTCCGGGGGGATGAACGTCTACGTGCGCGAGCTGGTGTCCGCCCTCGCCCATGCCGGGCTCGACTGCACCACGTACACCCGTGCCTGGCGCGCCGGGCTCGCGCCCTCGGTTCAGGTCGAGCCGAACCACCGCGTCGTCCATGTGCCCGCCGGCCGTTACGAGCTGGACAAGGAAGCACTCGGTGGTGTCGTCGACGAGTTCACCGACGGTGTGCTCGACGACTTGCACCGTCGTGGCGGAGCCGACGTGGTGCACGCGAACTACTGGCTCTCCGGTGTCGCCGGACACCGCGTGAAGCACGAGCTGGATCTTCCGCTCGTCACCACCTTCCACACGCTGGCACGGGTGAAGGCCGAGGGCGGCGACACCGAATCGGCGCGCCGGGAGCGCGCCGAGGCCGACGTCATCGGCTGTGCCGACGCCATCTGCGTGTCTTGCCCCCAGGAGGAGCAGCAGTTCCGCCGGCTGTACGGCGACCCACCCGGCGTGCTCGAGATCGTCGCTCCCGGCGTGGAGCACGCGTTCTTCGCGCCCGGTGATCGTCGCGGTGCTCGGAACGCGCTCGGGCTCGGCTCGGGGCCGGTCTTGGTCTTCGTCGGGCGGATCCAGCCGCTGAAGGGACTCGACGTCGCCGTCAAGGCGCTGCACTCGCTCGGGCGCCGCGATGCGACGTTGCTCGTCGTCGGCGGGGCGAGCGGCGCCGAGGGCGGGGCCGAGGTCAGCCGCATCGAGGCCCTGGTCGAAGCGCTCGGTCTCTCCGCGCAGGTGCGCTTCGTGGCGCCGCAACCGCACCACATCTTGTCCACCTACTACCGCGCCGCCGACGTGGTGTGGGTGCCCAGCCGCTCGGAGAGCTTCGGGCTGGTCGCGCTCGAGGCGGCTGCTTGCGGCGTGCCGGTCATCGCGAGCGCCGTCGGTGGGCTGCTGTCGCTCGTCGACCACGGCCGCACCGGCTTCCTGGTCCGCGGGCGCGATCCCGAGCTGTTCGCGCGGCACACCGCCGAGCTGCTCGACGCGCCGGAGCTGGCGGCGGCGATGGGCGCGGAGGCTGCCGAGCGCGGCCGCCACTACACCTGGAGCCTGGCCGCCGCCAGGTTGCGCCGCGTCTACGCCGACGTCGCCGCTCGCCAGCCGGTGACCTGCTCGTGA
- a CDS encoding YbjN domain-containing protein, whose amino-acid sequence MSELFGVSSLDATERLIDEWLSSAAAANPAIEAVDRDPGDARRWYVRMRGEAKDYTTAWLALGQRTLRYETYVMPAPEENAQQLYEHLLRRNDTLVGAHFSIGAEDAVYLRGELALPALTEDELDRVLGSLHEYVERCFTTMVRIGFAGRFAP is encoded by the coding sequence GTGAGCGAGTTGTTCGGCGTCTCCTCGCTCGACGCGACGGAGCGCCTGATCGACGAGTGGCTGAGCTCGGCGGCGGCGGCGAACCCGGCAATCGAAGCGGTGGACCGCGATCCCGGCGACGCGAGGCGCTGGTACGTGCGCATGCGCGGTGAGGCGAAGGACTACACCACGGCCTGGCTCGCCCTCGGCCAGAGGACGTTGCGCTACGAGACGTACGTCATGCCCGCGCCCGAGGAGAACGCGCAGCAGCTCTACGAGCACCTGCTGCGGCGCAACGACACGCTCGTCGGGGCGCACTTCTCGATCGGGGCCGAAGATGCCGTCTACCTCCGCGGCGAGCTGGCGCTCCCGGCCCTCACCGAGGACGAGCTCGATCGGGTGCTCGGGTCACTGCACGAATACGTCGAGCGTTGCTTCACGACGATGGTCCGCATCGGTTTCGCCGGCCGCTTCGCCCCCTAG
- the proC gene encoding pyrroline-5-carboxylate reductase, whose product MTQALVVVGGGNMGAALVAGLLAAGREVGELGVVEVVGSRRDELTGRFPGLLVAESTPPCTGAVIAVKPPDAPGAAGAAVAAGATRVLSIAAGVTLAQLESACGPGVAVIRAMPNTPALIGQGAAAISPGRGCDDRDVDWAEQVLSAVGTVVRVPESSLDAVTGLSGSGPAYLFLVAEAMMDAGVAVGLPRATSEALVRQLFVGSAALLAGGDPPAVLRAGVTSPAGTTVAGLHALESHAVRAAFLDAVAAAAARSRQLGE is encoded by the coding sequence ATGACACAGGCGCTGGTGGTGGTCGGAGGCGGCAACATGGGGGCGGCCCTCGTCGCCGGGCTGCTCGCCGCCGGCCGCGAGGTCGGCGAGCTCGGTGTGGTGGAGGTGGTTGGCTCCCGCCGGGACGAGCTCACCGGGCGCTTCCCGGGATTGCTCGTCGCCGAATCGACACCGCCGTGCACCGGCGCGGTGATCGCCGTCAAGCCTCCCGACGCGCCGGGCGCTGCCGGCGCCGCCGTGGCGGCCGGCGCGACGCGGGTGCTCTCGATCGCGGCCGGGGTGACGCTTGCCCAACTGGAGAGCGCATGCGGACCGGGAGTGGCGGTGATCCGCGCGATGCCGAACACCCCGGCGCTCATCGGCCAGGGCGCCGCGGCGATCAGCCCCGGCCGAGGTTGTGACGACCGGGACGTGGACTGGGCCGAGCAGGTGCTCTCCGCCGTAGGGACGGTGGTGCGGGTGCCGGAGTCGAGCCTCGATGCCGTGACCGGTCTGTCGGGGAGCGGGCCGGCCTACCTGTTCCTCGTCGCCGAGGCGATGATGGACGCCGGTGTCGCCGTCGGGCTTCCCCGGGCGACGTCGGAGGCGCTCGTGCGCCAGTTGTTCGTCGGCTCGGCAGCTCTGCTCGCCGGCGGTGACCCGCCGGCCGTACTGCGGGCGGGCGTCACCTCGCCGGCGGGGACCACCGTCGCCGGGCTCCACGCGCTCGAGTCACACGCCGTCCGGGCGGCGTTTCTCGACGCCGTCGCCGCCGCCGCGGCGCGCAGCAGGCAGCTCGGCGAATAG
- a CDS encoding SAM-dependent chlorinase/fluorinase: MRYDTVTLLSDLGTDDEAAGVVRAVLQDLAPGVRVIDLTHGVAPFDVRAGALALARAIPYVPAGVVIAAVDPGAGSSRMVAVEVAGGRGVLLGPDNGLLAPAVAVVGGGERAVVLDDQSFHLSGPGGGPTTFAMRDVLAPVAAELCNGAALDTLGTTVDPADLLPGVVPLPHEEPGAEGRVLVGEVLSVDRFGNCELNISPDDVRDAFGTLVGDRLQISFAGNVRSVLVVAGYDAIAAGSLALVADAAGMLAVAASRGSAAAEGPLGIGDQVVVGPARDDATGATTTAVHLRQGRSAPVSSPACAPRSP, from the coding sequence GTGCGCTACGACACGGTGACCTTGCTCTCCGATCTGGGCACCGACGACGAGGCGGCGGGAGTGGTCCGCGCGGTGCTGCAGGATCTCGCCCCGGGTGTGCGCGTGATCGACCTCACCCACGGTGTGGCACCGTTCGACGTGCGTGCCGGCGCCCTCGCGCTCGCCCGGGCGATCCCGTACGTGCCGGCCGGCGTCGTGATCGCGGCCGTCGACCCGGGTGCCGGCTCGTCGAGGATGGTCGCGGTCGAGGTGGCGGGCGGGCGCGGCGTTCTGCTCGGCCCGGACAACGGCCTGCTTGCGCCCGCCGTGGCCGTCGTCGGTGGCGGCGAGCGGGCCGTGGTGCTCGACGACCAGTCGTTCCACCTCAGCGGTCCGGGCGGTGGGCCCACCACGTTCGCGATGCGTGACGTGCTCGCACCCGTCGCCGCCGAGCTCTGCAACGGCGCCGCACTCGACACCCTGGGGACCACCGTCGACCCCGCCGACCTGCTGCCCGGCGTGGTGCCGCTGCCCCACGAGGAACCGGGCGCCGAGGGCCGAGTGCTCGTCGGCGAGGTGCTGTCCGTCGACCGGTTCGGGAACTGCGAGCTGAACATCTCCCCCGACGACGTGCGTGACGCGTTCGGCACACTGGTCGGGGATCGGCTCCAGATCTCCTTCGCCGGCAACGTCCGCAGCGTGCTCGTGGTCGCGGGCTACGACGCCATCGCCGCCGGGTCGCTCGCGCTGGTCGCGGACGCGGCCGGGATGCTCGCCGTGGCCGCCTCCCGCGGCTCGGCCGCTGCAGAAGGGCCGCTCGGCATCGGTGACCAGGTGGTGGTCGGTCCGGCTCGTGACGATGCCACCGGGGCGACGACGACCGCCGTGCACCTTCGCCAGGGCCGCTCCGCGCCGGTATCGTCTCCGGCGTGCGCCCCGCGATCTCCTTGA
- a CDS encoding AMP-binding protein, whose translation MNLAEIIEGHDAQRVALISRRQPTTYGELRDQVASLRGGLLALGIEAGDRVALLCGNARWFVDAYLATIGIGAVAVPLNPSSPAPELEGEIAVVGAVAVVVEPSAQPAWDDVDRARVPTVRFVIAADSSQSMSADTSLDVLAGHEPMPLVDVDPDHLGVLIFTSGTAGSPRAAMLSHGNLRSNIDQSLSSPGRLNADDIVYGLLPVYHIMGLNVVLNATLAAGGTVVLVQRFDPSTMVESIRERGITVVPGAPPMWTALAQLEGVGRDDLASVRLALTGAARMPEDAMRDLRDRLGVTLREGYGLTEASPVVTSSVGVSHRFGSVGRVLHGIEIRLVDESGADALEGDAGEVWVRGPNVFLGYWNDPEATAKVLTPDGWLRTGDVAVTDSDGYVYLVDRIKDLIIVSGFNVFPAEVEHVLRSHPAVAEAAVVGVAHPHTGEAVKAYVVARPGTEVDEDTLVDYCHEHLARYKCPSKVLPVDVLPRSVAGKLLRRELV comes from the coding sequence ATGAACCTGGCGGAGATCATCGAGGGGCACGATGCCCAGCGCGTGGCCCTGATCAGCCGCCGCCAGCCGACCACGTACGGAGAGCTGCGCGACCAGGTCGCGTCGCTGCGCGGTGGGCTCCTCGCGCTCGGCATCGAGGCCGGTGACCGCGTGGCGCTGCTGTGCGGCAACGCGCGCTGGTTCGTCGATGCGTACCTCGCCACGATCGGCATCGGGGCAGTGGCGGTGCCGCTCAACCCGTCCAGCCCCGCACCTGAGCTCGAGGGTGAGATCGCCGTTGTCGGCGCGGTGGCGGTGGTCGTCGAACCTTCGGCCCAGCCTGCCTGGGACGATGTCGATCGCGCCCGCGTGCCCACGGTCCGCTTCGTGATCGCCGCCGATTCGTCGCAGTCGATGAGCGCCGACACCTCCCTCGACGTGCTCGCCGGCCACGAGCCGATGCCTCTCGTCGACGTCGACCCGGACCACCTCGGCGTGCTGATCTTCACGAGCGGCACCGCGGGGTCGCCGAGGGCGGCGATGCTCAGCCACGGCAACCTGCGCTCGAACATCGACCAGTCGCTCAGCTCGCCGGGGCGGCTGAACGCCGACGACATCGTCTACGGGTTGCTGCCCGTGTACCACATCATGGGCTTGAACGTGGTCCTCAACGCCACGCTTGCCGCGGGGGGCACCGTGGTGCTCGTCCAGCGTTTCGACCCTTCGACGATGGTCGAGTCGATCCGCGAGCGCGGCATCACCGTGGTCCCCGGCGCACCTCCGATGTGGACCGCTCTCGCGCAACTCGAAGGCGTCGGCCGCGACGATCTGGCCTCCGTGCGCCTGGCGCTGACCGGCGCCGCCAGGATGCCCGAGGACGCGATGCGTGACCTGCGCGATCGCCTGGGGGTGACCCTGCGCGAGGGCTATGGGCTGACCGAGGCGTCGCCCGTCGTCACCTCGTCGGTCGGGGTCTCCCATCGCTTCGGCTCGGTCGGGCGAGTGCTCCACGGCATCGAGATCCGCCTCGTCGACGAGTCCGGTGCCGACGCGCTCGAGGGTGACGCCGGCGAGGTGTGGGTGCGGGGGCCGAACGTGTTCCTCGGCTACTGGAACGACCCCGAGGCGACGGCCAAGGTGCTCACCCCTGACGGCTGGCTGCGCACCGGCGACGTGGCCGTCACCGACAGCGACGGCTACGTGTACCTGGTCGACAGGATCAAAGACCTGATCATCGTGTCCGGCTTCAACGTGTTCCCCGCCGAGGTGGAGCACGTGCTGCGCAGTCATCCGGCGGTGGCCGAGGCCGCGGTGGTCGGCGTCGCCCACCCGCACACGGGCGAAGCAGTGAAGGCCTACGTCGTGGCCCGACCGGGCACCGAGGTCGACGAGGACACCCTCGTCGACTACTGCCACGAGCACCTGGCTCGCTACAAGTGCCCTTCCAAGGTGCTGCCGGTCGACGTGCTGCCGCGCAGCGTCGCGGGCAAGCTGTTGCGCAGAGAGCTCGTCTGA
- a CDS encoding redox-sensing transcriptional repressor Rex, with the protein MPERSRRRIPEATVARLPEYLRILGDLAGDDVEHVSSERLAELAGVNAAKVRKDLSYLGSYGTRGVGYEVAYLVYQVRRELGLTHDWPVVIVGAGHLGQALAGYDGFTQRGFPVVGIVDVDPAKVGLVVGSVRVRHLQELAEVVQGHKVSIGVVATPPGDAQGAADRLVTAGVTSILNFAPVVLSVPLGVDVRKVDLAVELQILSYYEQRRSDGLGAVGAAGRSRSASA; encoded by the coding sequence ATGCCGGAGCGCTCTCGACGCCGCATCCCCGAGGCCACGGTCGCCCGCCTGCCGGAATACCTGCGCATCCTCGGCGATCTCGCCGGCGACGACGTGGAGCACGTGTCGTCGGAACGTCTGGCCGAGCTCGCCGGCGTCAACGCCGCCAAGGTGCGCAAGGACCTGAGCTACCTCGGCAGCTACGGCACCCGTGGCGTCGGCTACGAGGTGGCTTACCTCGTCTACCAGGTGCGCCGCGAGCTCGGGCTGACCCATGACTGGCCCGTCGTGATCGTCGGTGCCGGCCATCTCGGCCAGGCGCTCGCGGGCTACGACGGGTTCACGCAGCGGGGGTTCCCCGTGGTCGGCATCGTCGACGTCGATCCGGCCAAGGTGGGCCTCGTCGTCGGCAGCGTGCGCGTGCGCCATCTGCAGGAGCTCGCCGAGGTCGTCCAGGGTCACAAGGTGTCGATCGGTGTCGTCGCCACGCCCCCGGGCGACGCCCAGGGCGCGGCCGACCGTCTCGTCACCGCCGGAGTGACCAGCATCCTGAACTTCGCCCCGGTCGTGCTCTCCGTGCCGCTCGGCGTCGACGTGCGCAAGGTCGACCTCGCCGTCGAGCTGCAGATCCTCAGCTACTACGAACAGCGCCGCAGCGACGGCCTCGGCGCAGTGGGTGCGGCTGGCCGGTCGCGGAGCGCGAGCGCGTAG
- a CDS encoding glutamyl-tRNA reductase encodes MSIVVIGVNHRTGPLSLLERVSLADQSLPKAIHSLISRPDVREAVVLSTCNRTEVYAVTERFHAAFGDIRDFFCELGGLTPDQLAAHLYSQHDDAAVSHLFEVAAGLDSAVLGETEILGQVRTAWERAQHEGGARSTLNLLFRHALETGKRARTETDISRHTTSVSHAAVEMAQERLGTLDGRNVLVVGAGEMGEGIAVALASSGAAKVTVTNRTIDRARSLARRVEGDVVPLSALDAALAEADMVLTCTGSGTTLIDHEAVERALLGRRERPLLIVDIAVPRDVDGSVAALDGVTLLDLDNLRDWAARGRDQRAGEAAAVREIVAEELERFLTEATARQAAPLVAQMHERADAVRRAEIDRFARRLEHLDPAQAAAVEALTKGIVAKLLHDASVRLKDDAGTPRGERNAAALRDLFDLL; translated from the coding sequence GTGAGCATCGTCGTCATCGGCGTGAACCATCGCACCGGGCCGCTCTCGCTGCTCGAGCGGGTGTCCCTCGCCGACCAATCACTGCCCAAGGCGATCCACTCGCTCATCTCCCGACCAGACGTGCGCGAGGCCGTGGTGCTCTCCACGTGCAACCGCACCGAGGTGTACGCGGTCACCGAGCGCTTCCACGCGGCCTTCGGCGACATCCGCGACTTCTTCTGCGAGCTCGGCGGGCTCACCCCCGACCAGCTCGCCGCGCACCTCTACAGCCAGCACGATGACGCCGCGGTCAGCCACCTGTTCGAGGTCGCCGCCGGACTCGACTCGGCCGTGCTCGGCGAGACCGAGATCCTCGGCCAGGTGCGCACCGCCTGGGAACGGGCACAGCACGAGGGAGGCGCGCGCAGCACCCTCAACCTGCTCTTCCGCCATGCGCTCGAGACCGGCAAGCGGGCGCGCACCGAGACCGACATCAGCCGCCACACGACGAGCGTCAGCCATGCCGCGGTGGAGATGGCGCAAGAGCGCCTCGGCACCCTCGACGGCCGCAACGTGCTCGTCGTCGGCGCCGGAGAGATGGGTGAGGGGATCGCGGTGGCGCTCGCCTCTTCGGGCGCGGCCAAGGTCACCGTCACCAACCGCACCATCGACAGAGCGCGCTCGCTGGCGCGCCGGGTGGAGGGCGACGTCGTGCCGCTGTCCGCGCTCGACGCGGCCCTCGCCGAGGCCGACATGGTGCTCACCTGCACCGGGTCGGGGACGACCTTGATCGACCACGAAGCCGTCGAACGGGCTCTGCTCGGTCGTCGCGAGCGGCCGTTGCTGATCGTCGACATCGCCGTGCCGCGCGACGTCGACGGCTCGGTGGCCGCCCTCGACGGGGTGACCCTGCTCGACCTCGACAACCTGCGCGACTGGGCGGCGCGTGGGCGCGACCAGCGTGCCGGTGAGGCCGCGGCCGTGCGCGAGATCGTCGCCGAAGAGCTCGAGCGGTTCCTCACCGAGGCCACCGCTCGTCAGGCGGCGCCGCTGGTCGCCCAGATGCACGAACGGGCCGACGCGGTCCGCCGGGCCGAGATCGACCGCTTCGCCCGCCGGCTCGAGCACCTCGACCCGGCGCAGGCCGCGGCCGTCGAGGCCCTGACGAAGGGCATCGTCGCCAAGCTGTTGCACGATGCCTCGGTGCGGTTGAAGGACGACGCGGGGACACCGCGCGGCGAGCGCAACGCCGCGGCGCTGCGCGACCTGTTCGACCTGCTCTGA
- the hemC gene encoding hydroxymethylbilane synthase — protein MRTLRIATRGSNQARTQAEHVARQLRRSGVATELVFVTTTGDVRTDVPLHSIGGQGVFVKEVQLAVLDGRADVAVHSAKDLPSTPAQGLELAAFCARRDPRDALVGRALDDLDHGATVATGSVRRRAQLALTRPDLSFVELRGNIATRLSSVPDGGSILIAVAALEILGMTDRLAQVLAVDEMVPAVGQGCVAVECRTDDFDTAELVARVDDPVARREVELERAYLAELGSGCTLPVGAHVAGERWWRFLAGPQGWTRRAEALPGGLDAVRLAARADQQAVGNGPAG, from the coding sequence GTGCGCACGCTGCGGATCGCGACGCGAGGCAGCAACCAGGCCCGCACCCAGGCCGAGCACGTGGCGCGCCAGCTTCGCCGGAGCGGGGTGGCCACCGAGCTCGTGTTCGTCACCACCACCGGCGACGTGCGCACGGATGTCCCTTTGCACTCGATCGGCGGGCAAGGGGTGTTCGTGAAAGAAGTCCAGCTCGCGGTGCTCGACGGACGCGCCGATGTCGCCGTGCACAGTGCTAAGGACCTGCCGTCGACGCCGGCGCAAGGTTTGGAGCTGGCCGCGTTCTGCGCGAGGCGCGACCCGCGTGACGCCCTGGTCGGTCGCGCGCTCGACGACCTCGACCACGGGGCCACGGTGGCGACGGGTTCGGTGCGTCGCCGCGCCCAGCTCGCGCTCACCCGGCCCGACCTGAGCTTCGTGGAGCTGCGCGGCAACATCGCCACCAGGCTGTCGAGCGTCCCCGACGGCGGCTCGATACTGATCGCAGTCGCGGCGCTCGAGATCCTCGGGATGACGGACCGGCTGGCCCAGGTGCTGGCGGTGGACGAGATGGTGCCCGCCGTCGGCCAGGGTTGCGTCGCGGTGGAGTGCCGTACGGACGACTTCGACACCGCCGAGCTCGTCGCCCGCGTCGACGACCCGGTGGCGCGCCGTGAGGTCGAACTGGAGCGGGCCTACCTCGCCGAGCTCGGCTCGGGCTGCACGCTGCCCGTCGGAGCCCATGTCGCCGGCGAGCGCTGGTGGCGGTTCCTGGCCGGTCCGCAGGGCTGGACCAGGCGCGCCGAGGCCCTGCCGGGCGGGCTCGACGCGGTGCGCCTCGCCGCCCGCGCCGATCAGCAGGCCGTCGGGAACGGCCCCGCGGGGTGA
- a CDS encoding uroporphyrinogen-III synthase yields MSDEPLRGARVVVTRAAAQATALVERLEQAGADVLTLALIEIVEPADGGAALSAALADVSRYDWVVVTSPNGATRVSGALAGAPPGRPRVAAVGAATAAALGRPVDLVPARQIAEGLLDAMPAGPGRVLLAQAEGARAVLADGLRDRGYTVDAVAAYRTRPVDPGAAAAGRALAADAVLFMSGSAARAWARSLGTATPPVVVALGPATAAVATEVGLKVSAVAADHSVAGLVAALLGALRSAR; encoded by the coding sequence GTGAGCGACGAACCGCTGCGCGGTGCCCGGGTGGTCGTCACCCGCGCCGCCGCCCAGGCGACTGCGCTGGTCGAGCGGCTGGAGCAAGCTGGTGCCGACGTCCTCACGCTGGCCCTGATCGAGATCGTCGAGCCGGCCGACGGCGGCGCCGCGCTGAGCGCAGCTCTGGCAGACGTGTCGCGCTACGACTGGGTCGTCGTCACCTCGCCCAACGGCGCCACGCGCGTGTCCGGCGCGCTCGCCGGGGCGCCTCCTGGGCGACCTCGGGTGGCCGCCGTCGGTGCTGCCACCGCAGCCGCCCTCGGCAGGCCGGTCGATCTCGTGCCGGCGCGTCAGATCGCGGAGGGCCTGCTCGACGCGATGCCCGCCGGCCCAGGTCGGGTTCTGCTCGCCCAGGCGGAAGGCGCCCGCGCGGTGCTCGCCGACGGGCTGCGCGACCGCGGCTACACGGTCGATGCGGTGGCCGCGTACCGCACTCGCCCGGTCGATCCCGGCGCGGCGGCTGCCGGACGGGCGCTCGCGGCAGACGCCGTGTTGTTCATGTCGGGATCCGCGGCGCGGGCATGGGCGAGGTCGCTCGGCACGGCGACGCCGCCTGTGGTCGTGGCGCTCGGCCCGGCGACTGCGGCCGTTGCCACTGAGGTCGGCCTCAAGGTGAGCGCCGTCGCGGCCGATCACTCCGTCGCGGGACTCGTGGCGGCACTTCTCGGCGCGTTGCGATCTGCCCGGTAG